One genomic region from Prunus persica cultivar Lovell chromosome G3, Prunus_persica_NCBIv2, whole genome shotgun sequence encodes:
- the LOC18783593 gene encoding metalloendoproteinase 2-MMP yields MAPSKASTLSLFTITTVLLLLLLPLLSHAASSFEYLNQVKGCRKGDNVQGILDVKKHLEKFGYLSGHSQNDDFDDQLESAIKTYQINYNLEATGRLDAKTVSNMMIPRCGVPDIINGTTSMISRKIQHHEGLTVSQYAFFPGNPKWPSSKYRLTYAFLQGTPNQAKDPVKRAFQTWANNTQFTFSQVEEYGTPDLTISFQRRDHGDGYPFDGRGGITAHAFSPTDGRFHYDADEMWVVGSVNGGMDLQSVAVHEIGHLLGLNHSFVEDAIMYPYLNTATVKRNLKPDDIQGIKNLYNIK; encoded by the coding sequence ATGGCACCATCAAAAGCTTCAACTCTTTCTCTGTTCACAATCACTACCGTGCTcctccttcttctcctccccCTGCTCTCCCATGCAGCATCATCATTTGAGTATCTTAACCAGGTTAAGGGGTGTCGCAAGGGTGACAATGTCCAAGGCATCCTAGACGTCAAAAAACACCTTGAAAAATTTGGTTACTTGAGTGGCCATTCCCAGAATGATGATTTTGACGACCAATTGGAGTCGGCcatcaaaacttaccaaatcaATTACAACCTCGAGGCCACCGGAAGGTTGGATGCCAAAACTGTGTCAAACATGATGATACCACGTTGTGGTGTGCCAGATATCATCAATGGTACCACCTCCATGATATCAAGAAAGATACAGCACCACGAGGGGCTCACAGTTTCTCAATATGCTTTCTTCCCAGGAAACCCAAAATGGCCTTCGTCTAAGTATCGCCTCACCTATGCTTTTCTTCAGGGCACCCCAAATCAGGCCAAAGATCCGGTTAAACGTGCTTTTCAAACATGGGCCAATAACACACAGTTTACGTTCAGTCAGGTCGAAGAATATGGGACTCCAGATCTGACGATCAGTTTTCAGAGGCGCGATCATGGAGATGGGTATCCGTTTGATGGCCGAGGTGGGATAACCGCCCATGCTTTTTCGCCAACAGATGGGAGATTTCACTACGACGCTGATGAGATGTGGGTTGTGGGTTCTGTGAATGGTGGCATGGACTTGCAGAGTGTTGCTGTGCATGAAATAGGGCACCTTCTTGGGCTTAATCATAGCTTTGTTGAAGACGCTATTATGTACCCCTATCTCAACACTGCAACGGTCAAGCGGAATTTGAAGCCCGACGATATTCAAGGAATTAAAAACTTATACaacattaaataa